One window of the Streptomyces asoensis genome contains the following:
- a CDS encoding aldehyde dehydrogenase (NADP(+)) has translation MAAAPVWSVDPRTGKQREQVAVEATAQEVDAVVRAAHEARGFLADRTVRAAFLRSAADRLQAAKDTLVEVADAETALGPVRLTGELARTCYQLRAFADIVDEGAFLDVVISHPDDTATPPIPDLRRYKVPLGVVAVYSASNFPFAFSVAGGDTASALAAGNPVVVKSHPDHPGLSELVAKVLRTAAAEHGIPAGVLGLLHGFEAGVELIKHPLVAAAGFTGSIRGGRALFDAAAARPVPIPFHGELGSLNPVVVTEAAAAERAEAIGTGLAGSMTLGVGQFCVKPGLVLVPSGAAGDGLVKSLTDAVSDTDAGVLLDHRMRDNFIAGVAERAELPDVESPVTPGAGGEHTVSAGFLTVPASRLAAEGAHDLLLEECFGPVTVVVRYDDEGEVKAVLSRLPGNLTATVQLSEGEAAGEGRGGEILAELTPLAGRVLVNGWPTGVAVAPAQHHGGPYPATTSTSTSVGGTAIERWLRPVAYQNAPAALLPVELRDENELGLPRRFNGRLER, from the coding sequence GTGGCAGCAGCACCAGTCTGGAGTGTCGACCCCCGAACCGGGAAGCAGCGTGAGCAGGTTGCGGTGGAGGCCACGGCCCAGGAGGTCGACGCCGTCGTCCGCGCCGCCCATGAGGCGCGCGGCTTCCTCGCCGACCGTACCGTCCGCGCCGCTTTCCTGCGTTCCGCCGCCGACCGGCTCCAGGCGGCCAAGGACACGCTCGTGGAGGTGGCCGACGCCGAGACCGCGCTCGGCCCGGTCCGGCTGACCGGCGAGCTCGCCCGCACCTGCTACCAGCTGCGCGCGTTCGCCGACATCGTCGACGAGGGAGCGTTCCTCGACGTCGTCATCAGCCACCCCGACGACACCGCAACCCCGCCCATCCCCGACCTGCGCCGCTACAAGGTGCCGCTCGGGGTGGTGGCCGTGTACTCGGCGTCCAACTTCCCCTTCGCGTTCTCCGTGGCGGGCGGTGACACCGCCAGCGCGCTCGCGGCGGGCAACCCGGTCGTCGTCAAGTCCCACCCCGACCACCCGGGCCTGTCCGAGCTGGTCGCCAAGGTGCTGCGCACGGCCGCCGCCGAGCACGGCATCCCGGCGGGTGTGCTGGGTCTGCTCCACGGCTTCGAGGCCGGCGTCGAGCTGATCAAGCACCCGCTGGTCGCCGCGGCCGGTTTCACCGGGTCGATCCGGGGCGGGCGCGCGCTGTTCGACGCGGCGGCGGCCCGTCCGGTGCCGATCCCGTTCCACGGCGAGCTGGGGTCGCTGAACCCCGTCGTGGTGACCGAGGCGGCCGCGGCCGAGCGGGCCGAGGCGATCGGCACCGGCCTCGCCGGGTCCATGACGCTGGGTGTCGGCCAGTTCTGTGTGAAGCCGGGGCTGGTCCTGGTGCCGTCCGGCGCGGCCGGCGACGGGTTGGTCAAGTCGCTCACGGACGCGGTGAGCGACACCGACGCGGGCGTGCTGCTCGACCACCGGATGCGCGACAACTTCATCGCCGGGGTCGCCGAGCGGGCCGAGCTGCCCGACGTGGAGTCGCCGGTGACACCCGGTGCGGGCGGGGAGCACACCGTCAGCGCGGGCTTCCTGACCGTGCCGGCCTCCCGGCTGGCCGCCGAGGGCGCGCACGACCTGCTCCTCGAGGAGTGCTTCGGGCCGGTCACCGTCGTGGTCCGCTACGACGACGAGGGCGAGGTCAAGGCGGTGCTGTCGCGCCTGCCCGGAAACCTCACGGCGACCGTCCAGCTGTCCGAGGGGGAGGCCGCGGGCGAGGGCCGGGGCGGGGAGATCCTCGCCGAGCTGACCCCGCTGGCCGGACGCGTGCTGGTGAACGGCTGGCCCACGGGTGTCGCCGTCGCGCCGGCCCAGCATCACGGCGGGCCGTACCCGGCCACCACCTCCACGTCCACCTCTGTGGGCGGGACGGCCATCGAGCGGTGGCTGCGGCCGGTCGCCTACCAGAACGCTCCCGCGGCGCTGCTGCCCGTGGAGCTGCGGGACGAGAACGAGCTGGGGCTGCCTCGCCGGTTCAACGGGCGTCTGGAGCGGTAG
- the thpD gene encoding ectoine hydroxylase, translating into MTTLTDLYPTRGTTEVSVPRQDPVVWGSPDTPGPIPAAGLQEYERDGFLAVDQLISDDEVTVCRRELERLVADPEIRTDGRSIVEPKSKEIRSVFEVHKLSPVFAALVRDERVVGRARQILGSDVYVHQSRINVKPGFGAGGFYWHSDFETWHAEDGLPNMRTVSVSIALTENLETNGGLMIMPGSHRTFLGCAGATPEDNYKKSLQMQDAGTPSDEALTAMAGDYGIKLFTGKAGSATWFDCNCMHGSGDNITPFPRSNVFIVFNSVENTAVEPFAAPVRRPEYIGARDFTPVR; encoded by the coding sequence GTGACCACCCTCACCGATCTCTACCCCACCCGTGGCACCACCGAGGTGTCCGTACCCCGCCAGGACCCCGTCGTCTGGGGCTCCCCCGACACGCCGGGCCCGATCCCGGCGGCCGGCCTCCAGGAGTACGAGCGCGACGGCTTCCTCGCCGTCGACCAGCTGATCAGCGACGACGAGGTCACCGTCTGCCGACGGGAGCTGGAGCGGCTGGTCGCCGACCCGGAGATCCGGACCGACGGGCGGTCGATCGTCGAGCCGAAGTCCAAGGAGATCCGCTCCGTCTTCGAGGTGCACAAGCTCAGTCCCGTGTTCGCCGCGCTCGTCCGCGACGAGCGGGTCGTGGGGCGGGCCCGGCAGATCCTGGGCTCGGACGTGTACGTCCACCAGTCGCGGATCAACGTCAAGCCGGGCTTCGGGGCAGGGGGCTTCTACTGGCACTCCGACTTCGAGACCTGGCACGCCGAGGACGGTCTGCCGAACATGCGGACGGTGTCCGTGTCGATCGCGCTGACCGAGAACCTGGAAACCAACGGCGGGCTCATGATCATGCCGGGCTCGCACCGGACGTTCCTCGGCTGCGCCGGGGCGACGCCCGAGGACAACTACAAGAAGTCGCTCCAGATGCAGGACGCGGGCACGCCGTCGGACGAGGCGCTGACCGCGATGGCCGGCGACTACGGCATCAAGCTGTTCACGGGCAAGGCCGGTTCGGCGACCTGGTTCGACTGCAACTGCATGCACGGGTCCGGCGACAACATCACTCCGTTCCCGCGCAGCAACGTGTTCATCGTGTTCAACAGCGTGGAGAACACGGCCGTGGAGCCGTTCGCCGCGCCGGTCCGCAGGCCTGAGTACATCGGCGCGCGGGACTTCACACCCGTGCGGTGA
- a CDS encoding DUF1349 domain-containing protein — translation MDVSLPELPFPLRTYGPDGHWFHEDGVLTGWAGARQDRFVPPTGDGVESAADAPRLLGAPEGDFQLIARVTVGFNSAFDAGVLYVHVGERAWAKLCLEYSPDVATVCTVVTRGHSDDANSFTVDGSSVWLRVSRTGRAFAFHASRDGRRWTFVRLFTLGEEKETGAALVGFMTQSPMGEGCVVTYDHLEFRTEWPDDLRDGS, via the coding sequence ATGGACGTCTCGCTTCCCGAACTGCCCTTTCCCCTCCGTACTTACGGACCCGACGGGCACTGGTTCCATGAGGACGGGGTGCTCACCGGGTGGGCCGGGGCCCGGCAGGACCGGTTCGTGCCGCCCACCGGTGACGGCGTGGAATCCGCCGCCGACGCGCCCCGGCTGCTGGGGGCGCCGGAGGGCGACTTCCAGCTCATCGCACGCGTCACCGTCGGGTTCAACTCGGCCTTCGACGCGGGGGTGTTGTACGTCCACGTGGGCGAGCGGGCCTGGGCCAAGCTGTGTCTGGAGTACTCCCCGGACGTGGCCACCGTCTGCACGGTGGTCACCCGGGGACACTCCGACGACGCCAACTCCTTCACCGTGGACGGAAGTTCGGTCTGGCTCCGGGTGAGCAGGACCGGTCGTGCCTTCGCCTTCCACGCCTCCCGGGACGGCAGACGGTGGACCTTCGTCCGCCTGTTCACGCTGGGTGAGGAGAAGGAGACCGGCGCGGCCCTGGTCGGCTTCATGACGCAGTCGCCGATGGGCGAGGGGTGCGTCGTGACGTACGACCATCTCGAGTTCAGGACCGAGTGGCCGGACGACCTGCGCGACGGAAGCTAG
- a CDS encoding DinB family protein has product MTTDTPLTLPDGRPVPLLTGDELPMLESWLAFHRATLELKCAGLDDEQLRQPAAEPSELTLLGLVQHLAEVERNWFQRAFAGLDVPPVFGEETGYVLDSGRGLGEALTVWRREIARGRELIAGRPLEATGRIADGPMAGLEVSLRWVLIHMIEEYARHNGHADILRERIDGVTGA; this is encoded by the coding sequence ATGACCACCGACACTCCCCTCACCCTCCCCGACGGCCGCCCCGTCCCCCTGCTGACCGGTGACGAACTCCCCATGCTGGAGAGCTGGTTGGCGTTCCACCGGGCCACGCTCGAGCTGAAGTGCGCGGGGCTGGACGACGAGCAGCTGCGGCAACCGGCGGCCGAGCCGTCCGAGTTGACCCTGCTCGGTCTCGTCCAGCATCTCGCCGAGGTCGAACGCAACTGGTTCCAGCGGGCGTTCGCCGGGCTCGACGTGCCGCCCGTCTTCGGGGAGGAGACCGGGTACGTCCTCGACTCCGGGCGGGGCCTCGGCGAGGCGCTGACCGTCTGGCGGCGGGAGATCGCGCGCGGGCGTGAGCTGATCGCCGGGCGGCCGCTCGAGGCCACCGGGCGGATCGCCGACGGGCCGATGGCCGGGCTCGAGGTCAGCCTGCGCTGGGTGCTGATCCACATGATCGAGGAGTACGCCCGGCACAACGGCCACGCGGACATTCTCCGGGAGCGTATCGACGGGGTTACCGGAGCCTGA
- a CDS encoding GNAT family N-acetyltransferase, with protein sequence MLISLRQVHDSDLPVFFRQMNDPESLRMAAFTAKDPADRDAFDAHWSRIRASSAVPRTILADGDVVGSAAVYGEPGEREVTYWVDRAYWGRGIATEALRALVSEVRERPLFARAAADNAGSLRVLEKCGFRSTARATGYANARGGEIEEIVLRLET encoded by the coding sequence ATGCTGATCTCCCTGCGCCAGGTCCACGACAGCGATCTGCCGGTGTTCTTCCGGCAGATGAACGACCCCGAGTCCCTGCGGATGGCCGCGTTCACCGCGAAGGATCCGGCCGACCGGGACGCGTTCGACGCCCACTGGTCGAGGATCCGCGCCTCGTCCGCCGTGCCGCGCACGATCCTGGCCGACGGGGACGTCGTCGGCAGCGCGGCGGTGTACGGGGAGCCGGGCGAGCGCGAGGTGACGTACTGGGTGGACCGCGCCTACTGGGGCCGGGGCATCGCCACGGAGGCGCTGCGGGCGCTGGTGTCCGAGGTCCGGGAACGGCCGCTGTTCGCGCGGGCGGCGGCCGACAACGCGGGCTCCCTGCGGGTCCTGGAGAAGTGCGGCTTCCGGTCCACCGCCCGGGCCACCGGCTACGCGAACGCGCGGGGCGGGGAGATCGAGGAGATCGTGCTGCGGCTGGAGACCTGA
- a CDS encoding ectoine synthase, whose translation MIVRSFKDIEGTDRHVRAASGTWESKRIVLAQERVGFSLHETILYAGTETSMWYANHIEAVVCVEGAAELTDHETGRTHTITPGTMYLLDGHERHTLRVKEDFRCICVFNPPVTGREDHDENGVYPLLTEPEEV comes from the coding sequence GTGATCGTCCGTTCGTTCAAGGACATCGAAGGCACCGACCGGCATGTGCGGGCGGCGTCCGGCACCTGGGAGAGCAAGCGCATCGTGCTCGCCCAGGAACGGGTCGGGTTCTCGCTGCACGAAACGATTCTGTACGCGGGCACCGAGACGTCGATGTGGTACGCGAACCACATCGAGGCCGTCGTCTGCGTCGAGGGCGCGGCCGAACTGACCGACCACGAGACCGGGCGGACGCACACCATCACGCCCGGCACCATGTACCTCCTCGACGGGCACGAGCGGCACACGCTCCGCGTCAAGGAGGACTTCCGCTGCATCTGCGTGTTCAACCCGCCCGTCACGGGGCGGGAGGACCACGACGAGAACGGCGTGTACCCCCTGTTGACCGAGCCCGAGGAGGTGTAA
- the ectB gene encoding diaminobutyrate--2-oxoglutarate transaminase has product MTITQPDLSVFETLESEVRSYCRSWPAVFDRAQGSRMYDEDGHRYLDFFAGAGSLNYGHNNPVLKRALVDYLMRDGVTHGLDMSTVAKRTFLQTFQDLVLRPRDLPYKVMFPGPTGTNAVESALKLARKVKGREAIVSFTNAFHGMSLGSLAVTGNAFKRAGAGVPLVHGTPMPFDNYFEGQVPDFLWFERLLEDQGSGLNKPAAVIVETVQGEGGINVARPEWLRALKALCERQDMLLIVDDIQMGCGRTGAFFSFEEAGIVPDIVTVSKSISGYGLPMSLCLFKPELDVWEPGEHNGTFRGNNPAFVTATAALETYWADGSAMEKQTRARGEQIEQGLISITEENLADVKEYRGRGLVWGLEFHEKARAGRVAERAFELGLLIETSGPESEVVKLLPALTITPEELDEGLSVIARAVRETV; this is encoded by the coding sequence GTGACCATCACCCAGCCCGACCTCAGCGTGTTCGAGACCCTCGAGTCCGAGGTGCGCAGCTACTGCCGCAGCTGGCCCGCGGTCTTCGACCGCGCGCAGGGCAGCCGTATGTACGACGAGGACGGTCACCGCTACCTGGACTTCTTCGCCGGTGCCGGATCTCTCAACTACGGTCACAACAACCCCGTGCTGAAACGGGCGTTGGTCGACTACCTGATGCGGGACGGCGTCACGCACGGGCTCGACATGTCGACCGTGGCCAAGCGGACCTTCCTCCAGACCTTCCAGGATCTGGTGCTGCGGCCGCGCGACCTGCCCTACAAGGTGATGTTCCCGGGCCCGACCGGCACCAACGCCGTGGAGTCGGCCCTGAAGCTGGCGCGGAAGGTGAAGGGACGCGAGGCCATCGTGTCGTTCACCAACGCCTTCCACGGGATGTCCCTCGGGTCGCTCGCCGTGACCGGCAACGCCTTCAAGCGGGCCGGTGCCGGGGTACCGCTGGTGCACGGCACGCCGATGCCGTTCGACAACTACTTCGAGGGCCAGGTCCCCGACTTCCTGTGGTTCGAGCGGCTGCTCGAGGACCAGGGGTCCGGCCTCAACAAGCCCGCCGCCGTGATCGTCGAGACCGTACAGGGCGAGGGCGGCATCAACGTCGCGCGTCCGGAGTGGCTGCGGGCGCTCAAGGCGCTGTGCGAGCGCCAGGACATGCTGCTGATCGTCGACGACATCCAGATGGGCTGCGGGCGCACCGGGGCCTTCTTCTCCTTCGAGGAGGCCGGGATCGTCCCGGACATCGTGACCGTCTCCAAGTCGATCAGCGGCTACGGACTGCCCATGTCGCTCTGCCTGTTCAAGCCCGAGCTGGACGTGTGGGAGCCGGGTGAGCACAACGGCACCTTCCGCGGCAACAACCCGGCCTTCGTCACCGCCACCGCGGCCCTCGAGACGTACTGGGCCGACGGGTCCGCGATGGAGAAGCAGACCCGGGCTCGGGGTGAGCAGATCGAGCAGGGGCTCATCTCGATCACCGAGGAGAACCTCGCCGACGTCAAGGAGTACCGCGGCCGCGGTCTGGTGTGGGGCCTGGAGTTCCACGAGAAGGCGCGGGCCGGACGGGTCGCCGAGCGAGCGTTCGAGCTCGGGCTGCTGATCGAGACGTCGGGTCCGGAGAGCGAGGTCGTCAAACTGCTGCCGGCCCTGACCATCACCCCCGAGGAACTGGACGAGGGCCTCAGCGTCATCGCCCGCGCCGTACGGGAGACCGTCTGA
- a CDS encoding aminotransferase class V-fold PLP-dependent enzyme, which produces METFESLVRAEFTPKTTYLNTASNGLLPARTVAALHEAAVLRAEGRPLTPLYEDVEACRAAYARLAGVPVTRVALGASVAAHTGVIAAALPAGAEVLTAEDDFTSVLNPFHVRGDLKVRAVPLERIAESVRPGTALVAVSAAQSADGRIADLPALREAARTHGARTYVDFSQSAGWLPADADAHDFSAAVSFKWLLGPHGAAFLVVPEDFGGLSPVLAGWVAGEKPWDSCYGPVAELAHSARRFDLTHALFTYAGLRRSLELVEELGVEAIGAHDLSLADRFRAGLAGLGHRPVDAPGSAIVSVPGLGFRQPELAAAGIQVSDRSGHLRASFHLFNTPADVDRLLNALSA; this is translated from the coding sequence ATGGAGACCTTCGAGAGCCTCGTCCGCGCCGAGTTCACCCCGAAGACCACGTACCTGAACACGGCGAGCAACGGCCTGCTGCCGGCCCGTACGGTCGCCGCCCTGCACGAGGCGGCGGTACTGCGCGCCGAGGGCAGACCGCTGACCCCGCTGTACGAGGACGTGGAGGCATGCCGGGCCGCGTACGCCCGGCTGGCCGGCGTCCCGGTCACCCGGGTGGCGCTGGGCGCCTCGGTCGCCGCGCACACCGGTGTGATCGCCGCCGCGCTCCCCGCGGGCGCGGAAGTGCTCACCGCCGAGGACGACTTCACCTCCGTGCTCAACCCGTTCCACGTCCGCGGGGACCTCAAGGTCCGCGCCGTGCCGCTGGAGCGGATCGCCGAGTCCGTCCGCCCAGGCACGGCGCTGGTCGCGGTGAGCGCCGCCCAGTCCGCCGACGGCCGGATCGCCGACCTGCCCGCCCTGCGGGAGGCGGCCCGGACGCACGGCGCCCGCACCTACGTCGACTTCTCGCAGTCCGCCGGCTGGCTTCCGGCGGACGCCGACGCCCACGACTTCTCCGCCGCCGTCTCCTTCAAGTGGCTGCTCGGCCCGCACGGTGCGGCCTTCCTGGTGGTCCCGGAGGACTTCGGCGGGCTGTCACCGGTCCTCGCGGGATGGGTGGCCGGCGAAAAGCCCTGGGACAGCTGTTACGGCCCGGTGGCCGAACTCGCCCACTCGGCACGGCGGTTCGACCTGACCCACGCCCTGTTCACCTACGCCGGACTGCGCCGCTCCCTCGAACTGGTCGAGGAACTCGGCGTGGAGGCGATCGGCGCCCACGACCTCTCCCTCGCCGACCGCTTCCGCGCCGGACTCGCCGGGCTCGGTCATCGCCCCGTCGACGCGCCCGGCTCCGCGATCGTCTCGGTGCCCGGACTCGGCTTCCGCCAGCCCGAGCTGGCCGCCGCCGGCATCCAGGTCTCCGACCGCTCCGGCCATCTGCGCGCCTCCTTCCACCTGTTCAACACGCCTGCCGACGTCGACCGTCTGCTGAACGCTCTGTCGGCCTGA
- a CDS encoding DsbA family oxidoreductase has product MRVEIWSDIACPWCYVGKARFEKALEAFPHRDQVEVVHRSFELDPGRAKGDVQPVLAMLTKKYGMSQAQAQSGEENLGAQAAAEGLDYRTRDRDHGNTFDMHRLLHFAKEHGRQDELIQILYRANFAEERSVFSEGDERLVELAAEAGLDAEAAREVLADPARYADEVRADEREAAQLGANGVPFFVLDRAYGVSGAQPAEVFTQALTQAWGDRSPLKLIDDGGAEACGPDGCAVPQQ; this is encoded by the coding sequence ATGCGCGTCGAGATCTGGAGCGACATCGCCTGCCCCTGGTGCTACGTGGGCAAGGCCCGCTTCGAGAAGGCGCTCGAGGCCTTCCCGCACCGTGACCAGGTCGAGGTGGTGCACCGTTCCTTCGAGCTGGACCCGGGCCGCGCCAAGGGCGACGTCCAGCCCGTACTGGCCATGCTCACCAAGAAGTACGGGATGAGCCAGGCGCAGGCGCAGTCCGGCGAGGAGAACCTGGGCGCCCAGGCCGCCGCCGAGGGCCTCGACTACCGCACCCGGGACCGCGACCACGGCAACACCTTCGACATGCACCGCCTGCTGCACTTCGCCAAGGAGCACGGTCGGCAGGACGAGCTGATCCAGATCCTCTACCGGGCGAACTTCGCCGAGGAGCGGTCCGTCTTCTCCGAGGGCGACGAGCGGCTCGTGGAACTGGCCGCCGAGGCCGGTCTCGACGCCGAGGCCGCCCGCGAGGTCCTCGCCGACCCTGCCCGCTACGCCGACGAGGTCCGCGCCGACGAGCGCGAGGCCGCCCAGCTCGGTGCCAACGGCGTGCCCTTCTTCGTCCTCGACCGCGCCTACGGCGTCTCCGGGGCCCAGCCCGCCGAGGTCTTCACCCAGGCCCTCACCCAGGCCTGGGGCGACCGCTCCCCGCTGAAGCTGATCGACGACGGCGGCGCGGAGGCCTGCGGCCCGGACGGATGCGCGGTCCCGCAGCAGTGA
- the ectA gene encoding diaminobutyrate acetyltransferase, which produces MTAAQADLRIDRPSVEDGAALWRLAKESGTLDLNSSYSYLLWCRDFAATSAVARAESGEPIGFVTGYVRPEDPQTLLVWQVAVDAAHQGRGLAAALLDGLTARIAAERPLTAVETTITPGNTASERLFTSYADRHGATVTREVLFDAGLFPDGPHDPEVLYRIGPLAF; this is translated from the coding sequence ATGACTGCCGCACAAGCAGACCTACGTATCGACCGCCCGTCGGTGGAAGACGGCGCAGCGCTCTGGCGTCTCGCGAAGGAATCCGGGACGCTCGACCTGAACTCGTCCTACAGCTATCTGCTGTGGTGTCGCGACTTCGCCGCCACCTCGGCGGTGGCCCGCGCGGAGAGCGGCGAGCCGATCGGGTTCGTCACCGGGTACGTACGGCCGGAGGACCCGCAGACCCTGCTGGTCTGGCAGGTGGCCGTCGACGCCGCGCACCAAGGCCGCGGCCTCGCCGCCGCCCTGCTGGACGGGCTGACCGCGCGGATCGCCGCCGAACGCCCGCTCACCGCCGTGGAGACCACGATCACGCCGGGCAACACCGCCTCCGAGCGGTTGTTCACCTCGTACGCCGACCGGCACGGGGCGACCGTCACCCGTGAGGTGCTGTTCGACGCCGGTCTGTTCCCCGACGGCCCGCACGACCCCGAGGTGCTGTACCGGATCGGCCCCCTCGCCTTCTGA
- a CDS encoding IclR family transcriptional regulator yields MSAGETGGGAQVKSAVRTVELLEYFAGRPGMHSLASVQEAVGYPKSSLYMLLRTLVELGWVETDATGTRYGIGVRALLVGTSYIDGDEVVAAARPTLDRLSDDTTETIHLARLDGTNVVYLATRQSQHYLRPFTRVGRRLPAHSTSLGKALLSTYTDEQVRKLLPETLPALTEHTITDREKLIEELHQIREQGFSVDREENTLGLRCFGVAIPYRTPARDAISCSVPVARLTPAHEQLVKDALFDARDRLTLATRRL; encoded by the coding sequence ATGTCGGCTGGCGAGACGGGGGGCGGGGCGCAGGTCAAGTCCGCGGTGCGGACGGTTGAGCTGCTGGAATACTTCGCCGGCCGCCCCGGAATGCACTCTCTGGCGTCGGTCCAGGAGGCCGTCGGCTATCCCAAGTCCAGTCTCTACATGCTGCTGCGCACGCTGGTGGAGCTGGGCTGGGTGGAGACGGACGCGACGGGCACGCGGTACGGCATCGGGGTACGGGCGCTGCTCGTCGGCACCTCCTACATCGACGGCGACGAGGTGGTCGCGGCCGCCCGCCCCACCCTGGACCGGCTCTCGGACGACACCACCGAGACCATCCACCTGGCCCGGCTCGACGGCACGAACGTCGTGTACCTCGCCACCCGCCAGTCCCAGCACTACCTGCGCCCCTTCACCCGGGTCGGACGCCGCCTCCCCGCCCACTCCACCTCCCTGGGCAAGGCGCTGCTGAGCACCTACACCGACGAGCAGGTCCGCAAGCTGCTGCCGGAGACGCTCCCCGCGCTGACCGAGCACACGATCACGGACCGCGAGAAGCTCATCGAGGAGCTGCATCAGATCCGCGAGCAGGGCTTCTCGGTGGACCGCGAGGAGAACACGCTGGGCCTGCGCTGCTTCGGCGTGGCGATCCCGTACCGCACGCCGGCCCGGGACGCGATCAGCTGCTCGGTGCCGGTGGCGAGGCTCACCCCCGCGCACGAGCAGCTGGTGAAGGACGCGCTGTTCGACGCACGCGACCGGCTCACGCTGGCCACCCGTAGGCTCTGA
- a CDS encoding GNAT family N-acetyltransferase gives MIGDRVMGHRVIRTAVPAEAERVVALHARARATYYPDGAPQDGTDWLAAWRSAIERPDGHVLCVVEQGRLVGLASFRTPEGAPVHTVKLFQFHVDPDHWRSGIGTALHTACVEQWRADGRHTAVLDVHVDNRRAQAFYARQGWSPDPENPPAEGDHHLWLRYAVPGERPGKERGTTGE, from the coding sequence ATGATCGGAGATCGTGTCATGGGACACCGGGTGATCCGCACCGCCGTCCCCGCCGAGGCGGAGAGGGTCGTCGCGCTGCACGCGCGCGCCCGGGCGACGTACTACCCCGACGGTGCCCCGCAGGACGGCACCGACTGGCTGGCCGCCTGGCGCTCGGCCATCGAGCGGCCCGACGGCCATGTGCTGTGCGTCGTCGAGCAGGGACGGCTCGTCGGCCTCGCGTCCTTCCGTACGCCGGAGGGCGCGCCCGTGCACACGGTCAAGCTGTTCCAGTTCCATGTCGACCCCGACCACTGGCGTTCGGGGATCGGTACGGCCCTGCACACGGCCTGCGTCGAGCAGTGGCGGGCGGACGGGCGGCACACGGCCGTACTCGACGTGCACGTCGACAACCGGCGGGCCCAGGCCTTCTACGCCCGGCAGGGCTGGAGCCCGGACCCGGAGAACCCGCCCGCCGAGGGCGACCACCACCTCTGGCTGAGGTACGCGGTGCCCGGGGAACGACCCGGGAAGGAGCGGGGAACGACCGGGGAATGA